GAATTATGGTCGCCAGTGATCGTTTAAATCCAGTTTTTACGGTGTCAAATTGGCCCCTCAATACCAACCGAATGAAATAAGCTCTGTATCAAACACTAAATTAACAAACATAATCAATCAATCCACTCAATTTCTATAGATGTGTCGATTGGACCAATTCTAAAGCACCGCAAAGCAGCTGGAACTCGTTCTAGATCGATCGATAAGCATAAAGACACCATTTGCTGGCTGCCATGTGTACCGGGAATATAGAACAGCTACTCCAACCTGTAGCTATGAATCTATTGGAACACCATTTGCAATCCTTTAGCGGAGCAATGGGCGGGAGAATTATCTCTCCAGGAAACTAAAGCAGAACGTTGTTGTTGACTGTGTTGACGACGCATCAATTATCAACAGTTCATTGCATCGGTTTGCAATGCAATAATATCAATCATCCCACATTTGTTATCGGGTGGTGCCTTTGCTAACAATCAAATCACCGCCATTGACTATCATCGGTTCTACAGCTTGAAAGCTACCGATCATTATCATTAGCTTACCAACGCGTTATttaattgtgtgtttgtgtttttgcttcccCGTTAGGCAATGGGAAAAGGAGGTGTCCCAGGCACGAATCGCCAGCCGGCAACCGAAGCTACGCAATGCCCTGTTCCGCACGTTCTACAAGCAGAGCCTCTTCGATGGATTTCTCATATTTCTGTTCGTTTTAATAAAGTaagtgcaaatgcaaatgctgCAATCGATGGGAAGAGTACAGTAACTAACACGCGCACACCTAAACTTTCCCTCCTTCGGTCGCTAGAACCATACTGCCCGTGGTATTGGCACAGTTGCTGATACAGTTTCAAGAACCGACCAATTCAACGCACGCAGCGGTGGCAAATATTGACAATGGCGTGATTGGCACGGTACCGCCGATGGCAATGCCACTGATGATGCTTCCGGAAACAACGCATTCGCATCTGGAAAGTCTCGTGTTCGACGAGACGGCCATGATAAACAAACGACGCCGGAAACGGCGGATCCGGATCGACGACGATCAACCGGCACCGGGCAATACTATTGGTGAAAGTAAGGCAACCGTCAATCAGGAAGGTAAAAACTGAAGCTGTACTTGCTAGTTTGCATGCAATTGATTAACTGCTTGTCCGGTTCTAATCAGTCCCGCAACTTATCATTGCGTGGAATGTCGCTAAACCCAATAGAGGACGTGGATGGGTAGTGGTAGTTCAttccggtttgttttgttctcgcTTGACTACAACTTATCAAGTCTTATGCCATCTTATCAAGCTGACTGGCAAAAAATCACTCCGCGCACGATGGTGATTAATTAACGTttagtatatttttttctctccattccATCATTCCCCACCATACTAGATGATACCTTGGTGACAACTATGTTTCCTGACATGAGCGAAGTGCTCGGGGCAGCAGCCGAAGATTCGGCGGTCGCCGCCAACAGCACCCTCGTAGACGATCTCTCCGATTTCCTGCACCATGCGTGGAATGATGCATTTTGGCTGTCGGGACTGCTGGTACTGTTGACGTTGTTCGGTTGTTTCTGCTGCCACCATTCGGATCTGCGAGAGCGTCTCGTCGGAGCCAGAATGCGCATTGCCTGCTGCTCGTTGATCTACCGCAAAACGCTCCGGATGTCGAGGAAGGCGGCTGGGCAAACGCCCGCCGGGTATATGATCAATTTGCTGTCGAACGATGTGAGTCGTTTGGATTACGGCTTCATCTACATGCACTACGTGTGGGTGTTGCCGTTTCAGGTAagtttgcacaacaaaacgacGTGTTTAGAGGGGTGTTAATTGAATCGTTCCATTCCAGGCATGCTTTACCTGTTATCTCATCTGGCGCCGGGTACAATGGGCCGCTATCGTCGGTGTGGTTGGGCTGCTGGTCAAAACTATTCCCGTGCAAACCGGGCTCAGCCGGTTGAGCTCGATCATACGTATGCGGGTGGCCAAAAAGACGGATCAGCGTGTTGGTATCATGAACGAGCTGATCCAGGGCATCCAGGTGATCAAGATGTACGCGTGGGAGAAACCGTTCCACAAGGTCGTGTCGATAGCGCGCAAGAAGGAGGTGCGCCAGATACGTTGGGCGTCGTACATCCGTGGCATCTATCTGAGCACGATGGTGTTTACCGAGCGATCCACACTGTTTCTTGCGATCGCCTGCTGCGTGATCGAGGGACGCTCCATCACGGCGGATATCGTGTTCCCGATGGCACAGTTCTTTAACATTCTCCAGCTTACGGCGGCCATCTTTTATCCACTTGCCGTGTCGCTCGGTGCCGAAGCGCTCGTATCGATCGACCGCATACAGGAGTTTTTGGCGTTGGAGGAACACGATGCAAAACCGCAGTCGTCTACCGGCGGACTGCAGCGTCATCTGAACGATCTTCATCTGATCGAGGACCACAGTAAGCCAGCGCTGGATCTACAGAAGGTTACCGCGAGCTGGGAAGAAACGACCGAAAAGACTTTGAAGGATATCACCGTGAAGATCGACGTCGGTAAGCTGCTGGCAGTGATTGGACCGGTTGGTGCTGGTAAAAGTTCGCTGCTGCAGATGTTGCTCGGTGAGCTTCCGATTCAAAACGGGACGGCAACCATCAATGGGGACGTATCGTACGGCTCACAAGAACCGTGGCTATTTACTGGTACGGTGCGAAACAATATACTGTTCGGGTTGCCGTACGATCGTCACCGGTATCAGGCGGTAGTGCGACACTGTGCCCTTGCGACAGATTTCCAACAACTTCCGGACGGTGATAAAACGGTGGTAGGCGAACGGGGCACTTCACTGTCCGGTGGACAGCGTGCCCGGGTCAGTTTGGCGCGTGCCGTGTACAACAATGCATCTATCTATCTGCTCGATGATCCACTCAGTGCCGTCGATGCTCACGTTGGTAAGCATCTGTTCGACGAGGTGATCGGTCCGCGAGGGTATCTCGCGCAGAAGCAGAAAGCAACGCGTGTGCTAGTGACGCACCAAGTGCACTTTCTCAAGGAAGCCGACTGGATCGTGATCATCGAGGGTGGTAAAATTGTAACCCAAGGAACGTACACGGAGCTGGCTAATGGAAAGATTGATTTTGGCAAGCTGCTGAAATCCGGCAGTACTGAGAAGAACGATTCGGACGAGAAAGTTCTATCGGCGGACATTCCGGAAGACGAAATACCGTTCATTGACGGTGTTACGCTCGATGGGTATAAGCTGCTGAAGGGTAGTACCATCTCGTTACGCGGCATTACCCCAAGTTCTTGTGCGGTAAGTTAACATTCAGCATGTTTTCTACGTGTTTAGTAAGAACagggtttaatttttttgttctctcaaATTGTAGTCCAGTGTGGCGGAAAATCTGTGCGGCCGGCAGGTAGCGGAGGACCAGGCGGAAGGTAGCATCTCGTGGCGCATTTGGGCAACCTACTTCCTATCGGGTGGCAATATTATAATGCTACTCTTCACCTTCTTCATGTTGCTGTTGTCACAAGCGATCGTCAGTGGGTCGGATTACTTCGTAACGTACTGGACGCGGCAGGAAGAATTGCGACTGGTGAACGAATTCGCAGTGCATGTGTCGACCGTTGACTTTCTGTACACGTACGGCGTGATCATCATCTGTGTGGTCCTGTTCACCATCTTCCGGGGCTATCTGTTTTTCAACATTTGCATGAAAGCTTCGCGGAATCTGCACGATCGTATGTTTGCCCGCATTCTGACCGCACCGATGCGCTTCTTCGATACGAATCCCTCCGGACGTATTCTGAACCGCTTCTCCAAGGACATGGGAGCGATCGACGAGTTGCTGCCGAAGGCGATGATTGAAGCCATCCAGATATTGTTAGTTATGACTGGTATTTTAACGATGATCACGATCGTGAAtccgctgctgctggtgccacTGCTCGGAGCCGTTTTGCTGTATGCCATTGCGCTGAAACTGTATCTGCGACCAATTCAAGACTTGAAACGATTGGAAGGAATCAGTAAGTCCATTGAAACTTCAACATGGACAAGCTCTCATCATTTTGGTTTCTTTGTATCACAACAGCACGCAGTCCGGTGTTTTCACATCTTTCGGCCACACTTTCCGGTTTATCGACTATCCGCTCGAGTGGTGTCCAGGAGAAGATTCGGGAAGAATTCGACGATCTTCAGAATGTCCACTCGGCCGTCTGGCAGTTGACGATGGCCAGCAATGCTGCTCTCGGACTGTGGCTTGACTGTATCAGTACGGCTTTCGTGGCTTGTGTTACATTTAGTTTTATTGTGCTACATCAAGGTACGATCGGAACGGGTGATGACTGGAAAAGTATTGCTTGCTAAAAGTGGCCATTCTTTGCAGATACCTTCAGTGCTAACGTGGGTTTAGCAATCTCGCAGGCACTCATTCTCACGGGTATGGTACAGTACGGTATCCGTCAGACGACTGAATCGATTCAGCAGATGACGGCCGTCGAGCGTGTCGTGCAGTACACCGAAATTTCCCCCGAGACAGATCCACCCAAAGTGCCACCGGGCGATTGGCCGTGGAAAGGACAGGTTCAGTTCCACAACATGTCACTCCGCTATGAACGGGACGCGCCGCCCGTGTTGAAGAACCTGGAACTTGTTATCGAACCCACGTGGAAGGTGGGAATCGTTGGTCGTACGGGTGCGGGTAAATCGTCCCTCATCGGAGCGCTGTTTCGGTTAGCACGTATCGAGGGACGCATAATGATCGATGGTATTGATACGGGAGTGATCGCTCTTGAAGCGTTACGTTCGAAGATATCGATCATCCCGCAGGATCCGGTACTGTTCAGTGCCACCATACGCTACAACCTGGATCCGTTCAGTTTATACGACGATGACATGCTGTGGCGGGCAATCGGTGAAGTTGAGCTTCGTCCCGCCATCAGCGGGCTGGACTTTATGGTGACGGAAGGAGGCTCAAACTTTAGTGTCGGTCAACGGCAGCTCATCTGTCTAGCTCGAGCAATTCTGCGCAACAACAAGATCTTGGTGCTGGATGAAGCGACGGCAAATGTAGATCCACAGTAAGTAGCACCACCAGCATTTGTGGGGTGTGATTTGCTACAGTTCCAACCCATGTACTTAATCATCCTTTTTTGCAGAACGGACGCATTGATACAAAAAACTATCAGGGAAAAGTTTAAACACTGCACGGTGCTTACGGTTGCGCATCGGCTGCACACGGTAATGGATTCCGATCGCATACTCGTGATGGATGCCGGTGAAGCTCGGGAATTTGACGTTCCTCACGTGCTGCTACAGCAGGATGGTAGCATTCTAAAGGAGATGGTCGAAGCTACCGGACCGTCCGAGTCGGAATCTCTGAAGCGAATTGCGGCGGGCACTTATGAACGACTGGATCCCAACCGCCATCTTATGAACGGAATGCCAAATCCGTGGCGTTTCGGTAAAGAAACACCCCAATGAACTAGATCATAACACATCCAGCGGTAAAACGGGACAAATCTCTGTGCTGTCCATTACCAGAAGCTACTGGTACTGCCTTCTTAATTTGGTGAGTCTTACTCGGTAGACCGGGTATCGAAACAATACATCACATCACAGCAAACGTCCATGGTCCAGTGAGCTGTTGAATACGTACAAGCTTTATAACACTGGAGATCGTATATTGGTGTTTTGTTATCAGTGTGTTGTTTATTGAGCGCTTATATTACTACTTACCCTCGTGCACGGTACTTTGACGATCGAACAACGGTAATCTACAAAACTTTATGTACTTTAAATATTAAGAATCACGTCCTGGGATTGTGGCAATTGTGGCCAAAAGtttacaaaagaaataaaacgcagtcaatttggatatttttacACCTTCTTTGTCTAGTTAGAGTTATTCAAAGCTAAAGATGTCATGATGATATGGTCAGTAGCGCGAGCCTTGCAGTCACGTGTTCGCCACCgttcaatttcaaaataaaacatcgaaTGCGCTATGTGTTTGTTCCGTCTGAACATCGAACGCGTTTTGACAGCTATGCAACACggacgttttgtttgttttgctttatcggTTCGAACATCGGGAGCAATACGATGCAATTTTGGTTATCTACGCTAGTCATGTCGAGTGCTTTTTGCCTACAGTATTGATactaaaccaaaataaaagccATGAAACTGCTTCTGGTGGCAGTGGTGATTCACGTACTGTTTTTGCTGTCCATTTTCTACATCCATTTCCAATCACCGATTCTTAAAGGACTACCGGATGGAGCGGAACACGATCAACCACCGGCAGATAGGTGAGAAaaggtttcgtttgttttatgccGAAATTGCACTTAATGAAACCTCTATTTCGCTACAGACTGGTACTATTCGTTGGTGATGGTTTGAGAGCCGAATCGTTTCTCAAGTTCAATCTAAATCGTACCACATTTCTGCGGAATATTCTTTTAAATGAGGGTGTGTTTGGTATAGCGAACACACGGGTCCCAACCGAATCGCGACCAGGTCATGCTGCTTTGTTGGGAGGTAAGGAACAAAGGCTGTCTCGTAACTTCGAACGCTCATTCAAATCCATATTTAACATTCACGCAGGCGTTTACGAAGATCCAAGTGCCGTATTCCGTGGATGGAAAGAGAACCCGGTCGAGTTCGACTCGGTGCTAAATCGTTCCAGCGTCAGCTATTGCTGGGGTAGCCCAGATATAGTGCACATGTTTTCCCGCGGAGCCATCCCGGGACGAGTGCATGTGGCGGCGTACGATAGCAATGATGAGAGTTTCGCACAGTCGGCCAACACGTCCCTGCTCGACATTTGGGTGTTTGATCGGGTTCGTCAATTTCTGTCCGGGGAGCAAACGGAACGGGTGATATTGTCACAGAAAAAAGTAATTCTGTTTCTGCACCTGCTCGGTTTGGATACGGCGGGCCATGTTCACAAGCCTCATTCAGAGTGAGTACTAGTAGAAAGATATTCTTGGGTAGCCATTTCCATCTATTAGAACACTCACGTGCTGTCCATTGTAGTCTTTTCACAGAAAACCTTATAGCAGTGGATAAGGGTATAGAATCCATCGTGGGACTGATAGAACATGCCACAGAAAACGACGGAAAGACGGCGTTTATTTTCACATCCGATCACGGTATGACTGATCAAGGATCGCACGGTGCAGGCGATCCGCATGAGACGGAAACTCCGTTTCTGGCTTGGGGGGCAGGTTTCAAGCATTGGAAAGAGACCATTCCTGCACCGGATAATGAGTATGTATATAAGGTACGCGTAGCATATTTTGGAAAGGTTATTAATCCGTAATCTTTTTCATCAGCCATGTCTTAGAGCTAAACAAGCAGAGCATACCTGTACATCACATCAACCAAGCCGATGCTGCCCCACTCATGGCTGCAGTACTAGGCATAAGCGTACCAAAAAATAGTTTAGGCAGATTACCCCGTTCATTGCTGAGAGTGTCAGAGGTAAGCATGAGAGTTGTCCTGATAACAACTCGAAACATATGTGTATGTATCGTACAATCGTTACAGGAATATGCAGCCTGGGCAATGCGTAACAATGCGGAACAACTCCTCTCGCAGTACTACCGCTGGCAACGGCAATCGGAAGGCAAAATGTTGCAATGGTTAATAAGCACAAAGCAAACTGGTTTTAAGGTTTTGATAGAAGCGCTCCAGGCAGAGATTGCAGATGCAGCACACCGCAAACACTACACCGAAGTGGTAAGCCTACTACGGTGGGCAGTTATCATTATTTATAACATTCTTTCTTTGTAGCAATCTTTATGCAAAATGCTTATCGATACGACGCTCAATGCGATCGAATATTTTCAATCCTACTACAAACCGCATCTCTTTGTGGCCCTTACACTGACCATGTTGGGGTGGGTGTTTTTGCTTGCCAGAGAAACTTGTTCCCCAGCTAAAAACCGTGTATTTGCCCATAGTCGAACTGTTGCCTTTGCCGCTGTGATAGTAGCGGTC
This region of Anopheles marshallii chromosome 2, idAnoMarsDA_429_01, whole genome shotgun sequence genomic DNA includes:
- the LOC128708357 gene encoding ATP-binding cassette sub-family C member 4, which produces MDSSPKPVKKNPRKGAFCLSQLFFGWLLPLFYRGSRHGLGKDDLTKCLRADRSEDLGEELEEQWEKEVSQARIASRQPKLRNALFRTFYKQSLFDGFLIFLFVLIKTILPVVLAQLLIQFQEPTNSTHAAVANIDNGVIGTVPPMAMPLMMLPETTHSHLESLVFDETAMINKRRRKRRIRIDDDQPAPGNTIGESKATVNQEDDTLVTTMFPDMSEVLGAAAEDSAVAANSTLVDDLSDFLHHAWNDAFWLSGLLVLLTLFGCFCCHHSDLRERLVGARMRIACCSLIYRKTLRMSRKAAGQTPAGYMINLLSNDVSRLDYGFIYMHYVWVLPFQACFTCYLIWRRVQWAAIVGVVGLLVKTIPVQTGLSRLSSIIRMRVAKKTDQRVGIMNELIQGIQVIKMYAWEKPFHKVVSIARKKEVRQIRWASYIRGIYLSTMVFTERSTLFLAIACCVIEGRSITADIVFPMAQFFNILQLTAAIFYPLAVSLGAEALVSIDRIQEFLALEEHDAKPQSSTGGLQRHLNDLHLIEDHSKPALDLQKVTASWEETTEKTLKDITVKIDVGKLLAVIGPVGAGKSSLLQMLLGELPIQNGTATINGDVSYGSQEPWLFTGTVRNNILFGLPYDRHRYQAVVRHCALATDFQQLPDGDKTVVGERGTSLSGGQRARVSLARAVYNNASIYLLDDPLSAVDAHVGKHLFDEVIGPRGYLAQKQKATRVLVTHQVHFLKEADWIVIIEGGKIVTQGTYTELANGKIDFGKLLKSGSTEKNDSDEKVLSADIPEDEIPFIDGVTLDGYKLLKGSTISLRGITPSSCASSVAENLCGRQVAEDQAEGSISWRIWATYFLSGGNIIMLLFTFFMLLLSQAIVSGSDYFVTYWTRQEELRLVNEFAVHVSTVDFLYTYGVIIICVVLFTIFRGYLFFNICMKASRNLHDRMFARILTAPMRFFDTNPSGRILNRFSKDMGAIDELLPKAMIEAIQILLVMTGILTMITIVNPLLLVPLLGAVLLYAIALKLYLRPIQDLKRLEGITRSPVFSHLSATLSGLSTIRSSGVQEKIREEFDDLQNVHSAVWQLTMASNAALGLWLDCISTAFVACVTFSFIVLHQDTFSANVGLAISQALILTGMVQYGIRQTTESIQQMTAVERVVQYTEISPETDPPKVPPGDWPWKGQVQFHNMSLRYERDAPPVLKNLELVIEPTWKVGIVGRTGAGKSSLIGALFRLARIEGRIMIDGIDTGVIALEALRSKISIIPQDPVLFSATIRYNLDPFSLYDDDMLWRAIGEVELRPAISGLDFMVTEGGSNFSVGQRQLICLARAILRNNKILVLDEATANVDPQTDALIQKTIREKFKHCTVLTVAHRLHTVMDSDRILVMDAGEAREFDVPHVLLQQDGSILKEMVEATGPSESESLKRIAAGTYERLDPNRHLMNGMPNPWRFGKETPQ
- the LOC128706862 gene encoding GPI ethanolamine phosphate transferase 1, whose protein sequence is MKLLLVAVVIHVLFLLSIFYIHFQSPILKGLPDGAEHDQPPADRLVLFVGDGLRAESFLKFNLNRTTFLRNILLNEGVFGIANTRVPTESRPGHAALLGGVYEDPSAVFRGWKENPVEFDSVLNRSSVSYCWGSPDIVHMFSRGAIPGRVHVAAYDSNDESFAQSANTSLLDIWVFDRVRQFLSGEQTERVILSQKKVILFLHLLGLDTAGHVHKPHSDLFTENLIAVDKGIESIVGLIEHATENDGKTAFIFTSDHGMTDQGSHGAGDPHETETPFLAWGAGFKHWKETIPAPDNDHVLELNKQSIPVHHINQADAAPLMAAVLGISVPKNSLGRLPRSLLRVSEEYAAWAMRNNAEQLLSQYYRWQRQSEGKMLQWLISTKQTGFKVLIEALQAEIADAAHRKHYTEVQSLCKMLIDTTLNAIEYFQSYYKPHLFVALTLTMLGWVFLLARETCSPAKNRVFAHSRTVAFAAVIVAVAVVLFNIAQDTPTVVILYFVIPITIWGYIGSYWRQYAPLLQGKAVMYSAVFIVAAEALVLAFLDRRILAPLLWVHCLLVLKPLLNRNALKTISRSVALQWIGCNLLLSGFFLLPSIGRDNSNVFLLCLSIVLWALTNTMVLSVSKNSPVYKAVALLVQILQAMNFCHLIYLIERSSTVPQWSRSLCWIFSTFGLLLPFCTTTSIPDRILALFGGLSGPYMMLSLSYEPLFLLCFYYTLYLWLYVENITRNKQIKLADFYFTSTHHTEGNINFEHTRRTFGFMLFLLACFFGTGNLATVSSFDPNWVRCFVTTFSPFTMMALIVLKLLIPVLLLVCVLKAMGIICSVHKMKIFSLTLIVCDWMCLNFFFMVQNKGSWMDIGSSISHFVILECTTIVVMMLYELVRLVTEVSLAGRNPRSRQLPEQLMSSQYLPYSNKERSE